From the genome of Malus sylvestris chromosome 6, drMalSylv7.2, whole genome shotgun sequence, one region includes:
- the LOC126626319 gene encoding uncharacterized protein LOC126626319 isoform X1 → MADSKSVDVILDFLRKNRFSRAEAALRSELGNRPDLNGFLQKLTFEDKDSSHSSEAENRDKLVVENQGLGSRNGDEVSQELIVKEIECGTGRNGSESKWKNATSIGEWNKSVDVAGTNHKSFAFSKGLEETVLDLYSWQSSPSNGPAEPYQSDGGGIISNFPEPQISQQSKNHTTEVPNSGKAILKYGEEISFSGEKKTSWSGSTSKPSVEFKYDRTQTSEPKELDRQLKTSTAFFKENAEEFCFSGEKKTSWSGSTSKPSVEFKYDRTQTSEPKELDQQLKTSTTFFKENAAENPWPRIEEPTNPPSEMWKDCSVKTVFPFSKGDVLTSYDSASGSDKKEGKRKNELTDIRATIKEQVDEVGRALYLSQSQGSSEQKTISNLIFPILSENQKEEFPRLPPVKLKSEDKPLNVNWEEKFERDGPGPKLSSADNALLIGSYLDVPIGQEINSSDYGSGGKRPVGGSWLSVSQGITEDASDLVSGFATVGDGLSETIDYPYWDSDEYDDDDDVGYMRQPIEDEAWFLAHEIDYPSDNEKGTGHGSVPDPQERGPTKEEDDDQSFAEEDSYLSGERYFQAKNVEPIITSDDPMGLSVTELYGRTDENDLIAQYDGQLMDEEELNLMRSEPVWQGFVTQTNELIMLGDGKDVNENGRPCLEEVCVDDDQLGSVRSIGVGINSEAADIGSEVRESLIGGSSEGDLEYFQDHDVGIGGPRKNHQDSDKKHIDRLEKDKKKTSKHEANKYTVENNDGAFRQKKIHSEGGFSFPPPLRDGQLVQASSSKPLWSNNCNAVVTEEPDDDKMLASWREKSNESSPRMSSRDENNANAVRSTNSTPSTLSNYAYAEREHAKQEEDEKIAAVREEDRGASLEDEEAAAVQEQVRQIKAQEEEFETFNLKIVHRKNRTGFEEDKNFHVVLNSVLAGRYHVTEYLGSAAFSKAIQAHDLHTGMDVCVKIIKNNKDFFDQSLDEIKLLKYVNKHDPGDKYHILRLYDYFYYREHLLIVCELLKANLYEFHKFNRESGGEVYFTMPRLQSITIQCLEALQFLHGLGMIHCDLKPENILVKSYSRCEVKVIDLGSSCFETDHLCSYVQSRSYRAPEVILGLPYDKKIDIWSLGCILAELCTGNVLFQNDSPATLLARVMGIISPIDQGMLAKGRDTYKYFTKNHMLYERNQETNRLEYLIPKKTSLRHRLPMGDQGFIDFIAHLLEINPKKRPSASDALKHPWLSYPYEPISS, encoded by the exons ATGGCCGACTCAAAGTCCGTTGACGTTATTCTGGACTTTCTGCGGAAGAATAGGTTTTCAAGGGCAGAGGCAGCTCTTCGAAGTGAGCTTGGTAATCGTCCTGATTTGAATGGTTTCCTTCAGAAGCTTACTTTTGAGGATAAGGATTCTAGTCATTCGTCGGAAGCTGAAAACAGGGACAAGCTAGTGGTGGAAAATCAAGGCTTGGGATCTCGGAATGGTGATGAAGTTTCTCAGGAACTTATAGTGAAAGAGATTGAGTGTGGAACTGGTAGAAATGGGTCTGAAAGCAAATGGAAAAATGCTACTTCTATTGGGGAGTGGAATAAATCAGTTGATGTGGCTGGGACAAATCACAAGAGCTTTGCATTCTCTAAAGGTTTAGAGGAGACCGTGCTTGATTTATATTCTTGGCAGTCCAGTCCGAGCAATGGACCCGCAGAACCTTatcaaagtgatggtggtggtatTATCAGCAACTTCCCAGAGCCTCAAATATCCCAGCAATCAAAGAATCATACAACTGAAGTTCCCAATTCAGGTAAAGCCATTTTGAAATATGGAGAAGAGATCAGCTTTTCTGGTGAAAAGAAAACCTCATGGTCTGGAAGTACTAGCAAACCTAGTGTGGAATTCAAGTATGACAGAACCCAAACAAGCGAACCTAAGGAACTTGACCGACAACTTAAGACGAGTACCGCGTTCTTCAAAGAAAATGCAGAAGAGTTTTGCTTTTCTGGTGAAAAGAAAACCTCTTGGTCTGGAAGTACTAGCAAACCTAGTGTGGAATTCAAGTATGACAGAACCCAAACAAGTGAACCTAAGGAACTTGACCAACAACTTAAGACGAGTACCACATTCTTCAAAGAAAATGCAGCAGAGAATCCTTGGCCAAGAATCGAAGAACCAACAAATCCACCTTCAGAGATGTGGAAAGATTGTTCTGTCAAGACCGTGTTTCCTTTCTCCAAGGGTGATGTGTTAACGAGTTATGATAGTGCTTCTGGTTCTGacaaaaaagaaggaaagagaaaaaatGAGTTGACTGATATTAGGGCAACAATAAAGGAGCAGGTTGATGAGGTGGGAAGAGCTTTATACTTAAGCCAGTCACAAGGGAGTTCTGAGCAAAAGACCATTAGTAATttaatttttcctattttgtctGAGAATCAAAAGGAAGAGTTCCCTAGGCTGCCACCAGTCAAACTCAAGTCAGAGGACAAACCATTGAATGTTAATTGGGAGGAAAAGTTTGAGCGAGACGGACCTGGCCCAAAACTCAGCTCTGCTGACAATGCTCTTCTTATTGGGTCATATTTGGATGTACCTATTGGACAAGAAATCAACTCTTCAG ATTATGGTTCAGGTGGAAAAAGACCTGTAGGAGGCAGTTGGCTGTCTGTAAGTCAGGGGATCACAGAGGACGCATCTGATCTGGTTTCTGGTTTTGCTACCGTTGGTGATGGATTGAGTGAAACGATTGACTACCCCTATTGGGACTCTGATgaatatgatgatgatgatgatgttggaTACATGAGACAACCTATTGAAGATGAGGCATGGTTTCTGGCCCATGAAATTGATTATCCTAGTGACAATGAAAAGGGAACAGGTCATGGGAGTGTTCCAGATCCACAGGAAAGGGGCCCAACCAAAGAGGAGGATGATGATCAATCTTTTGCTGAGGAGGATTCTTATTTATCTGGTGAGCGATACTTTCAAGCGAAAAATGTTGAACCAATTATAACTTCAGATGATCCTATGGGATTATCAGTGACTGAATTGTATGGGAGAACCGATGAGAATGATCTGATAGCTCAATATGATGGACAGTTGATGGATGAAGAGGAGCTTAATTTAATGCGTTCAGAACCTGTCTGGCAGGGCTTTGTCACTCAGACCAATGAACTCATCATGTTAGGGGATGGGAAAGATGTGAATGAGAATGGAAGGCCATGTCTGGAAGAGGTTTGTGTGGATGACGACCAGCTTGGTTCAGTAAGATCAATAGGTGTGGGAATCAATAGCGAAGCTGCTGATATCGGCAGTGAAGTACGGGAAAGTTTGATTGGAGGCAGTAGTGAAGGGGATCTAGAATACTTTCAGGACCATGATGTAGGAATTGGTGGGCCACGGAAGAATCATCAGGACTCAGATAAGAAACATATTGATAGACTTGAGAAGGACAAGAAGAAAACTAGTAAACATGAGGCAAATAAATATACAGTTGAGAACAATGATGGTGCTTTTAGACAGAAGAAAATTCATTCAGAAGGGGGATTTTCATTCCCCCCACCACTGAGAGATGGGCAATTGGTGCAGGCAAGCTCTAGTAAACCTTTATGGTCGAACAACTGCAATGCTGTTGTAACTGAAGAACCTGATGATGATAAAATGCTTGCTTCGTGGAGGGAGAAAAGTAACGAGTCCTCACCTAGAATGAGTTCTAGGGATGAAAATAATGCTAATGCTGTTAGATCCACAAACTCGACTCCCTCAACGCTCTCTAATTATGCTTATGCTGAAAGAGAGCATGCCaagcaagaagaagatgagaaaaTTGCTGCTGTTAGGGAGGAAGATAGGGGGGCATCACTTGAGGATGAAGAGGCGGCTGCTGTGCAAGAGCAAGTAAGGCAAATAAAGGCTCAAGAGGAAGAGTTTGAGACCTTCAACCTCAAGATTGTGCACAGGAAAAACAG AACTGGCTTTGAGGAGGACAAAAATTTTCATGTTGTTTTGAATTCTGTGTTAGCTGGCCGCTATCATGTCACCGAATATCTTGGATCAGCTGCATTCAGCAAAGCTATTCAAGCTCATGATCTACATACAGGCATGGATGTATGTGTGAAAATTATAAAGAACAACAAAGACTTCTTTGATCAGAGCCTTGATGAGATAAAGCTTCTCAAATACGTCAATAAGCATGATCCTGGTGACAAGTACCACATTCTTCGTTTGTACGATTACTTCTACTATCGA GAACATTTGTTAATAGTATGTGAACTTCTCAAAGCAAACTTGTATGAATTTCATAAGTTTAATCGGGAGTCAGGAGGGGAGGTCTACTTCACAATGCCACGACTGCAG TCAATTACGATTCAGTGTCTAGAAGCGCTTCAGTTTTTGCATGGCCTTGGCATGATACATTGTGACTTGAAACCTGAGAATATACTGGTAAAAAGCTACAGTAGATGTGAGGTCAAAGTCATTGATCTTGGGAGTAGTTGCTTTGAGACGGATCATCTCTGCTCCTATGTTCAGTCCAGATCCTATCGTGCTCCTGAGGTTATCTTGGGACTTCCATATGATAAGAAGATAGATATATGGTCACTTGGCTGCATCTTGGCCGAACTTTGTACTGGCAAT GTACTCTTCCAGAATGATTCACCTGCAACTTTACTTGCACGGGTGATGGGAATCATTTCCCCTATTGATCAAGGCATGCTAGCGAAAGGGCGTGATACATACAAATACTTcacaaaaaatcacatgcttTATGAACGGAATCAG
- the LOC126626319 gene encoding uncharacterized protein LOC126626319 isoform X2, whose product MADSKSVDVILDFLRKNRFSRAEAALRSELGNRPDLNGFLQKLTFEDKDSSHSSEAENRDKLVVENQGLGSRNGDEVSQELIVKEIECGTGRNGSESKWKNATSIGEWNKSVDVAGTNHKSFAFSKGLEETVLDLYSWQSSPSNGPAEPYQSDGGGIISNFPEPQISQQSKNHTTEVPNSGKAILKYGEEISFSGEKKTSWSGSTSKPSVEFKYDRTQTSEPKELDRQLKTSTAFFKENAEEFCFSGEKKTSWSGSTSKPSVEFKYDRTQTSEPKELDQQLKTSTTFFKENAAENPWPRIEEPTNPPSEMWKDCSVKTVFPFSKGDVLTSYDSASGSDKKEGKRKNELTDIRATIKEQVDEVGRALYLSQSQGSSEQKTISNLIFPILSENQKEEFPRLPPVKLKSEDKPLNVNWEEKFERDGPGPKLSSADNALLIGSYLDVPIGQEINSSGGKRPVGGSWLSVSQGITEDASDLVSGFATVGDGLSETIDYPYWDSDEYDDDDDVGYMRQPIEDEAWFLAHEIDYPSDNEKGTGHGSVPDPQERGPTKEEDDDQSFAEEDSYLSGERYFQAKNVEPIITSDDPMGLSVTELYGRTDENDLIAQYDGQLMDEEELNLMRSEPVWQGFVTQTNELIMLGDGKDVNENGRPCLEEVCVDDDQLGSVRSIGVGINSEAADIGSEVRESLIGGSSEGDLEYFQDHDVGIGGPRKNHQDSDKKHIDRLEKDKKKTSKHEANKYTVENNDGAFRQKKIHSEGGFSFPPPLRDGQLVQASSSKPLWSNNCNAVVTEEPDDDKMLASWREKSNESSPRMSSRDENNANAVRSTNSTPSTLSNYAYAEREHAKQEEDEKIAAVREEDRGASLEDEEAAAVQEQVRQIKAQEEEFETFNLKIVHRKNRTGFEEDKNFHVVLNSVLAGRYHVTEYLGSAAFSKAIQAHDLHTGMDVCVKIIKNNKDFFDQSLDEIKLLKYVNKHDPGDKYHILRLYDYFYYREHLLIVCELLKANLYEFHKFNRESGGEVYFTMPRLQSITIQCLEALQFLHGLGMIHCDLKPENILVKSYSRCEVKVIDLGSSCFETDHLCSYVQSRSYRAPEVILGLPYDKKIDIWSLGCILAELCTGNVLFQNDSPATLLARVMGIISPIDQGMLAKGRDTYKYFTKNHMLYERNQETNRLEYLIPKKTSLRHRLPMGDQGFIDFIAHLLEINPKKRPSASDALKHPWLSYPYEPISS is encoded by the exons ATGGCCGACTCAAAGTCCGTTGACGTTATTCTGGACTTTCTGCGGAAGAATAGGTTTTCAAGGGCAGAGGCAGCTCTTCGAAGTGAGCTTGGTAATCGTCCTGATTTGAATGGTTTCCTTCAGAAGCTTACTTTTGAGGATAAGGATTCTAGTCATTCGTCGGAAGCTGAAAACAGGGACAAGCTAGTGGTGGAAAATCAAGGCTTGGGATCTCGGAATGGTGATGAAGTTTCTCAGGAACTTATAGTGAAAGAGATTGAGTGTGGAACTGGTAGAAATGGGTCTGAAAGCAAATGGAAAAATGCTACTTCTATTGGGGAGTGGAATAAATCAGTTGATGTGGCTGGGACAAATCACAAGAGCTTTGCATTCTCTAAAGGTTTAGAGGAGACCGTGCTTGATTTATATTCTTGGCAGTCCAGTCCGAGCAATGGACCCGCAGAACCTTatcaaagtgatggtggtggtatTATCAGCAACTTCCCAGAGCCTCAAATATCCCAGCAATCAAAGAATCATACAACTGAAGTTCCCAATTCAGGTAAAGCCATTTTGAAATATGGAGAAGAGATCAGCTTTTCTGGTGAAAAGAAAACCTCATGGTCTGGAAGTACTAGCAAACCTAGTGTGGAATTCAAGTATGACAGAACCCAAACAAGCGAACCTAAGGAACTTGACCGACAACTTAAGACGAGTACCGCGTTCTTCAAAGAAAATGCAGAAGAGTTTTGCTTTTCTGGTGAAAAGAAAACCTCTTGGTCTGGAAGTACTAGCAAACCTAGTGTGGAATTCAAGTATGACAGAACCCAAACAAGTGAACCTAAGGAACTTGACCAACAACTTAAGACGAGTACCACATTCTTCAAAGAAAATGCAGCAGAGAATCCTTGGCCAAGAATCGAAGAACCAACAAATCCACCTTCAGAGATGTGGAAAGATTGTTCTGTCAAGACCGTGTTTCCTTTCTCCAAGGGTGATGTGTTAACGAGTTATGATAGTGCTTCTGGTTCTGacaaaaaagaaggaaagagaaaaaatGAGTTGACTGATATTAGGGCAACAATAAAGGAGCAGGTTGATGAGGTGGGAAGAGCTTTATACTTAAGCCAGTCACAAGGGAGTTCTGAGCAAAAGACCATTAGTAATttaatttttcctattttgtctGAGAATCAAAAGGAAGAGTTCCCTAGGCTGCCACCAGTCAAACTCAAGTCAGAGGACAAACCATTGAATGTTAATTGGGAGGAAAAGTTTGAGCGAGACGGACCTGGCCCAAAACTCAGCTCTGCTGACAATGCTCTTCTTATTGGGTCATATTTGGATGTACCTATTGGACAAGAAATCAACTCTTCAG GTGGAAAAAGACCTGTAGGAGGCAGTTGGCTGTCTGTAAGTCAGGGGATCACAGAGGACGCATCTGATCTGGTTTCTGGTTTTGCTACCGTTGGTGATGGATTGAGTGAAACGATTGACTACCCCTATTGGGACTCTGATgaatatgatgatgatgatgatgttggaTACATGAGACAACCTATTGAAGATGAGGCATGGTTTCTGGCCCATGAAATTGATTATCCTAGTGACAATGAAAAGGGAACAGGTCATGGGAGTGTTCCAGATCCACAGGAAAGGGGCCCAACCAAAGAGGAGGATGATGATCAATCTTTTGCTGAGGAGGATTCTTATTTATCTGGTGAGCGATACTTTCAAGCGAAAAATGTTGAACCAATTATAACTTCAGATGATCCTATGGGATTATCAGTGACTGAATTGTATGGGAGAACCGATGAGAATGATCTGATAGCTCAATATGATGGACAGTTGATGGATGAAGAGGAGCTTAATTTAATGCGTTCAGAACCTGTCTGGCAGGGCTTTGTCACTCAGACCAATGAACTCATCATGTTAGGGGATGGGAAAGATGTGAATGAGAATGGAAGGCCATGTCTGGAAGAGGTTTGTGTGGATGACGACCAGCTTGGTTCAGTAAGATCAATAGGTGTGGGAATCAATAGCGAAGCTGCTGATATCGGCAGTGAAGTACGGGAAAGTTTGATTGGAGGCAGTAGTGAAGGGGATCTAGAATACTTTCAGGACCATGATGTAGGAATTGGTGGGCCACGGAAGAATCATCAGGACTCAGATAAGAAACATATTGATAGACTTGAGAAGGACAAGAAGAAAACTAGTAAACATGAGGCAAATAAATATACAGTTGAGAACAATGATGGTGCTTTTAGACAGAAGAAAATTCATTCAGAAGGGGGATTTTCATTCCCCCCACCACTGAGAGATGGGCAATTGGTGCAGGCAAGCTCTAGTAAACCTTTATGGTCGAACAACTGCAATGCTGTTGTAACTGAAGAACCTGATGATGATAAAATGCTTGCTTCGTGGAGGGAGAAAAGTAACGAGTCCTCACCTAGAATGAGTTCTAGGGATGAAAATAATGCTAATGCTGTTAGATCCACAAACTCGACTCCCTCAACGCTCTCTAATTATGCTTATGCTGAAAGAGAGCATGCCaagcaagaagaagatgagaaaaTTGCTGCTGTTAGGGAGGAAGATAGGGGGGCATCACTTGAGGATGAAGAGGCGGCTGCTGTGCAAGAGCAAGTAAGGCAAATAAAGGCTCAAGAGGAAGAGTTTGAGACCTTCAACCTCAAGATTGTGCACAGGAAAAACAG AACTGGCTTTGAGGAGGACAAAAATTTTCATGTTGTTTTGAATTCTGTGTTAGCTGGCCGCTATCATGTCACCGAATATCTTGGATCAGCTGCATTCAGCAAAGCTATTCAAGCTCATGATCTACATACAGGCATGGATGTATGTGTGAAAATTATAAAGAACAACAAAGACTTCTTTGATCAGAGCCTTGATGAGATAAAGCTTCTCAAATACGTCAATAAGCATGATCCTGGTGACAAGTACCACATTCTTCGTTTGTACGATTACTTCTACTATCGA GAACATTTGTTAATAGTATGTGAACTTCTCAAAGCAAACTTGTATGAATTTCATAAGTTTAATCGGGAGTCAGGAGGGGAGGTCTACTTCACAATGCCACGACTGCAG TCAATTACGATTCAGTGTCTAGAAGCGCTTCAGTTTTTGCATGGCCTTGGCATGATACATTGTGACTTGAAACCTGAGAATATACTGGTAAAAAGCTACAGTAGATGTGAGGTCAAAGTCATTGATCTTGGGAGTAGTTGCTTTGAGACGGATCATCTCTGCTCCTATGTTCAGTCCAGATCCTATCGTGCTCCTGAGGTTATCTTGGGACTTCCATATGATAAGAAGATAGATATATGGTCACTTGGCTGCATCTTGGCCGAACTTTGTACTGGCAAT GTACTCTTCCAGAATGATTCACCTGCAACTTTACTTGCACGGGTGATGGGAATCATTTCCCCTATTGATCAAGGCATGCTAGCGAAAGGGCGTGATACATACAAATACTTcacaaaaaatcacatgcttTATGAACGGAATCAG